The genomic DNA tgtttttcaaattcataaccAAAAAGGAAATCTTTATATGACTTTAACTGGTATTATTCAGAAATGCGATCCGTTTTCAGCAAAGCTGTTCAGAGTGAAATCTAACCCTAACCCGCGAATGGTAGAAATGGAGGAAAATATCAAACCGCTGTAAagtttatgatgatgatgatgaagatgaattCTTACGAGACATAGCAGATGCGCTGGAGAAGTAGGTGACCTTCTAGTTATGTAGGCATCAATGACATGCAGTTGCAGAAGAAGAGATTACgaggatgaagaagaaagaaaaaaaagtataagAATCCTGGTTTTTAGTGAGAGGGAAGGAAACAGAATGAATGTAGTTAGGGTTTTTTTCATGCTGTCATCCCCACAGGCATCGCTGTCCCAAATTGCGCTTTCTATCATtcctctttttctttatttaaattcatatacAATTTTGGTGGTCAACTGCATTCTAATAGAAAAGAGAATTGACTTAGAAGAAGATTGTAGATAGTTTATTTATgaaagattatattattttagaataaacagaaattacataatatttaaaagtatgatTTTATGAATCTAATCAATTTaaatcttgtttattttatctattattattgaTCCTTATATTTTTACCATCCCCATCAATAAAAATAGTGAAACAAAAACCATAAACTTGTCACAAGAAATAAAATTCAgataagaatttaatttttaagaatgatattttttttttatctttggtGATAAGTAACACCGTCATCCACAACTACTTCACCAATTCGATATCCGACTGAATTTGGGATTCTCTCGGCAGCTTCTCTGCTCAACACAAGAACCATCCCGATTCCATTGTTGAAGGTTCTCAGCATTTCATCCTCCTCTATTCTTCCCACCTAACACAAccaaaatcattttattcatttttgaaagaagaaagacaaataaatccaaataattaGTACCTTTTGAATCCATTTGAAGATAGGAGGGACTGCCCAAGAATCCTTGTAAATAAGTGCCCCAAGCCCTTTTGGAAAAACCCTTGGAATGTTATCTGTAAATCCCCCACCTGTAATGTGAGCTATTCCTTTAACACCTCCTTGGCTTATAATGTCAAGTACCTTTTTCATGGACAAACAAACAAGCAAACAAAAAGTTAGATCATTTATCAAGATAAGAGAAGCACATTTGTGTAAATGAGAGAAATAGTAGACCTGTTTTACGTAAATAACAGTAGGAGCCATAAGAGCTTGACCTAAGGTGATGTTTTCACCTGGAAGTTCATCCTTTAGGGAGAGTCCACTTTTATCCAAAACTCTGTATAAGAAAAACCAACATAACATGATGTGATTACAATATTTGAATAACtgttaaaagatatatatatataccttctAACAAGAGAGTAACCATTAGAATGAACACCACTAGATGGCAGCCCAATGAGAACGTCGCCAACTGTGATGTTTTTCCCATCAATGACAGACTCCTTCTTAACTATACCAACAGCAAAGCCACTTAGATCGTACTCTCCATCAGCATAGAAGCCCGGCATCTCTGCAGTCTGCAGTTCATATACAGATTACAGATGTAGCCCAAAATCAAACCTACATAAATAAGATAccaaggaaggaaggaaggaactCAAAAGTACCTCTCCCCCCAAAAGAGTGCAATCAGATTGTTGGCAACCATCAACAATTCCTCTTATAACCTATCAATTAACACACATCAAAACCTcttaaaatctaaaatcaagACCacgaaattttatttaatgttaccTTTTCAGCAAGATCCACATCAAGACGGCTTGTGGCAAAGTAATCAAGGAAAAACAAAGGCTTTGCTCCAGAAGTAATAATATCATTGACGCTCATTGCAACCTAGAGGAGAGACCATTGTTAAGAGTTTAGTTCAATGTGTTAGTTGCAAGCAACAACAATTTTCTATCGAAAAACAAGATTTGATTTGTCTTAAATGTGTAACAACAGGTGATTTATGAAACTTACCAGATCAATCCCAATAGTATCATGAATTCCAGATTCAAATGCTAACTTAAGCTTTGTCCCCACACCATCTGTACCAGCCACAAGATAAGAATCAcctgaaaagaagaagaaaaagaagtagaatataaatattaaagcaCCAAAGTATGAACAGTGTAACTAAGATGGATTACAAGACCAGTATTTATATTCTTGGTTGGGAAATTATCGCTCCTTATTAACAGCAGTAAAACAAAATAGGGTGGTGGATGCCTCCGGCAATTTCTTAGACAATTGACATTAAGGAAACAACTAACAAAAAGAAGGAATACCCAGAGGGAAAAGTCCTCCAAAGCCACCGATTCCTGGCGCCATTTTTGCAATTCTTCTCACAAGTTCAGAACCTGCATCTATGTCAACTCCTGCGTCCTTGTAAGTTAGACCAGAAACTCCACTTTCACCAGTTGACATGTGGACTATCATCCCAGTGTTTGATCTTTTATTATTAGCACCTAGTGCAGGAAACCTTTTCAAACCGCAAATTGGCCTGTAAGACAACTTTGGTGCTGCAAGTGCAACCTGAGCCTTATTCAAATCAGGTAAGCATCCGGAAAGACCTGTCTTTGCTACGAAGGATGCAGACATGACGGAAAAACAGGTTCAGGAAAGCAGAGATGAAGGAGGGACACGAGATAGATGGAAGAGAATTTAAAGGGAGGATGTCCAAGGTTGTGCGGCGGCTGGGAGGGAAAAGAAATGGAGTTcagggttttatataaaaaactaaaaataataataattataatactaaaaataaaaataaaagtaatattaataataaaaaaataataataataagtaaaatacaaataataacaataataataacgataatgaaaataataataataaaaaaaataatattaattaaaagataataataaaaataataataataagaagaaaataataagaagaaaaataatgataataaaaaatgagtaacgataaaataataataataatagcataacaataaaaataataaaataataataataaaaataaaagtaataataataataaaaaatagtactaaacataataataaaaataataataatgataataaaataataataataataacataacaataataataataaaataataataataaaagaaataataataaataaaaataaaaatagtactaaacataataataaaaataataataatgataataaaataataataataataacataacaataataataataaaataataataataaaagaaataataataaataaaaataaaaatagtactaaaaaataataaataataatgataataataataattaaaatactaatactaataataaaaacaataaaaataaaaataataataataaaaatactaataataaataattaaaatattaataatatcaataataataaaaataatattaataacaaaaataataattttaatggtGTAGATGGTAAGCAAAATTATTTCATCTTTGCTTGTTCAAAGAGTGTAGGAAAGCAACAACAAGGtctaaaatttttttaaacctaGACCTATCACTAAGACCAAtcttaaaattaagattaatgtAGTTATTAGGAATGAATGAAAATTTGTGATAACAAGTGTATGTCTTGAGCATAACCATACATTAAGCCCTGAAAGACACGACATATTAGATCTTACAAAGTAATGGACATACATGCAAAGAAGAGATTGTAATTAAACGATGAAGCCATAATAAATTTGGCCAAAAGTTTTTAATCGTTTGTAGTGGAAACTGGAGGGTATGATAACCTGTCATTTTATGAGagaacatgtagaaattacATTATAGAAGCTCAAAGATTGAGGTTAAAGAGTGAGAATGTTGAATCACtcaataattatttcttaagaatgtaAAGTAGGAACTCTAACTTTTTCTACTTTgttgatttggacgaggaatcccgaattaCAAAAGTGTTTTGGGTTGATGGAAAGTGCATGATTGCCTATGAGTATTTCTCTAATGTTATCACTTTTGATACAACCTATTTGACTAATCGCTATGACATGTTTTTTGCTCCATTTGTTGGGGtcaatcatcatggtcaatccattttactTGAATGTGGcttattgtcaagtgaagatACAGAGTCTTTCACTTGATTGTTCAAAGTTTGGTTGACATGTATACTTGATCGAGCTCTaaatgccataatcacagaccaatATTGATCCATGACAATTGCAATTGAAAAGTATTTTATAAAGTTCATCATCGTTTTTTTTGTGGCATATCATTATGAAACTTcctacaaaatttgaaaataatgctGAATACAAACTAATAAAGAAAAGACTGAAAACATTATATACAATTCCATTATTATTCAACAATGCGAAAATAATTGAACGAGACTATTATATGATTATCAGCTGGAATATATTGTCtggttgaattttttatttttggaaatatctaaatggatatttatttatgtgaaaAGTCATTTTTGGGCAGGGATGTCCACATCTCAAtggagtgaaagtatgaacgcatttttttacgattttgTGCACTCCAAAACATCTCTCAAACAATTCATGGAGCAATATGATAAGGCTTTGTTGAAGAAtattgagaaagaaaagaaactgAATTTTCAATCGTTTAATTCTACCATACTAATTGTGTGTGGTTATGTTTTTTAAAGACAATTATAAGGCTTCTACACTCAAGAGATATTAAAGTTGTTCCAACAAGAAGTTAGAGGGATGATGTTATGTAATATCTCCACATTGAAAGAGGAAAAGACAACTATTATATTTCAAGTTGAGGAGAGGTTTTGGGGATTGTTGGTGAAAATTTAAGAGATATTTTTACAAAGCGCACTATACTGAACTGAAATGCAATGTTAAATGTCAATGTTGAATGTTTGAGTTCAGAGGTATTTTGTGTAGACATCTTGGATGTGTTGAGAAAATTGAGGGTGAATGAGATaccattgtttttttttatcatagaCTAGTTGCGTAAAGATATTAAGTGTGGGTATCAAATTATCACTAACATTTACGATTTAGATATATCTATGGAAGAAAAATGTTACAATAGTACATAACCCAATTAATGCAAGAGGTTCAACACATTAGAgcaaaatctgaaaaaaaaatgttctttaTTGCTCAACGGCTTAAAAGTCTTCaaagtaataatttatgtttatggAATATAATCATGGAAGGGCATAAAAAGGCACAGAAGTATCTCCAGACAAAGAAATAGAAGTATCTCCATCAACATGAATTTTTATAC from Impatiens glandulifera chromosome 9, dImpGla2.1, whole genome shotgun sequence includes the following:
- the LOC124915177 gene encoding phosphoribosylformylglycinamidine cyclo-ligase, chloroplastic/mitochondrial-like → MSASFVAKTGLSGCLPDLNKAQVALAAPKLSYRPICGLKRFPALGANNKRSNTGMIVHMSTGESGVSGLTYKDAGVDIDAGSELVRRIAKMAPGIGGFGGLFPLGDSYLVAGTDGVGTKLKLAFESGIHDTIGIDLVAMSVNDIITSGAKPLFFLDYFATSRLDVDLAEKVIRGIVDGCQQSDCTLLGGETAEMPGFYADGEYDLSGFAVGIVKKESVIDGKNITVGDVLIGLPSSGVHSNGYSLVRRVLDKSGLSLKDELPGENITLGQALMAPTVIYVKQVLDIISQGGVKGIAHITGGGFTDNIPRVFPKGLGALIYKDSWAVPPIFKWIQKVGRIEEDEMLRTFNNGIGMVLVLSREAAERIPNSVGYRIGEVVVDDGVTYHQR